A section of the Sedimentisphaera cyanobacteriorum genome encodes:
- a CDS encoding NAD(P)H-hydrate epimerase, translating into MHISSQFLTREQMREYDRKAIEEKGIPGMLLMENAGRSCAEKCVELAGGNADFSVAVFAGGGNNGGDGFVAARHLHLKGAEVCVVLTADESKISGDAAENLKIIKKMGLQIIHTLDSENLRSIIAARDIIIDALLGTGFSGSLREPVRSIISLINESGKKVLAVDIPSGMDCNTADVEDIAVKAEATVTFAARKKGFAADNAAEYTGRITVAGIGG; encoded by the coding sequence ATGCATATAAGCAGTCAGTTTCTAACAAGAGAACAAATGCGGGAGTATGACAGGAAGGCGATAGAGGAAAAGGGCATCCCCGGAATGCTTCTTATGGAAAATGCAGGAAGAAGCTGCGCTGAAAAATGTGTAGAGCTGGCCGGCGGAAACGCTGATTTTTCAGTCGCTGTTTTCGCAGGGGGAGGAAACAACGGCGGCGATGGGTTCGTTGCTGCAAGACATTTGCACCTTAAAGGTGCTGAGGTTTGTGTGGTGCTTACGGCAGATGAATCAAAGATCTCAGGGGATGCAGCCGAAAATCTGAAGATAATAAAGAAAATGGGGCTGCAGATTATTCATACCTTGGATTCTGAAAATCTGCGTTCAATTATTGCCGCAAGAGATATAATCATAGATGCACTGCTTGGTACAGGATTCAGCGGCTCACTGCGGGAGCCGGTAAGAAGCATCATAAGCTTGATAAATGAATCTGGTAAAAAGGTGCTTGCAGTTGACATACCCTCCGGGATGGACTGCAATACTGCCGATGTTGAGGATATTGCAGTTAAGGCTGAGGCAACGGTAACGTTTGCTGCAAGGAAAAAGGGCTTTGCTGCGGATAATGCTGCTGAATATACAGGCAGGATTACTGTGGCAGGGATAGGCGGATAA
- a CDS encoding glycoside hydrolase family 16 protein encodes MQGYLSASIDDSTPLSSQPASGGTGWDLVWSDEFNGSQLDSSKWSRQVSSKSRNPRWDKGIHDWWWKAGNAFLDGNGKLILRAEKHDWNTLYCGSVNTNNLYEPRYGYYEVRMKNADTSKAVHTAFWFQGDNMGNVDGSGADGAEIDVFESAWVGDYTKSVVHIDGYGSSKQANTKRWNAPGIHSGFHTYGLEWTEDYLKIYYDGQLKTQYTNAKWIPQVGEYIWLSDGASFGDGDFQSQPNGFLTDAEVEYVRVWQKDTSAQQITDDTDPAVQYSDGWGLWTGNPSYQNTEHFCNTPWKWAEFTFTGTKAVYYGVKRKDLGIARIYLDSVLQTEIDCYSSQAQYFTQLYETPWLPYGTHTLMVRVTDDKNPASSGIEVIVDAFGSFAAYPADLNEDQRVDMLDFSELALGWEESFNLQKLSELTAQWLLQ; translated from the coding sequence TTGCAGGGTTATTTATCCGCATCGATAGATGATTCAACCCCTCTCTCTTCTCAGCCTGCTTCCGGCGGGACTGGATGGGATTTGGTATGGAGCGATGAATTCAACGGCAGTCAGCTGGACAGCTCGAAATGGAGCAGGCAGGTAAGCTCTAAAAGCCGAAATCCCCGATGGGATAAAGGAATACACGACTGGTGGTGGAAGGCGGGCAATGCTTTTCTTGACGGGAATGGAAAGCTTATACTTCGCGCTGAGAAACACGACTGGAACACGCTTTACTGCGGGTCTGTTAATACCAACAATCTCTACGAGCCCAGATACGGATATTATGAAGTCCGTATGAAAAATGCTGATACATCAAAGGCCGTGCATACGGCATTCTGGTTTCAGGGCGATAATATGGGCAATGTTGACGGGTCCGGAGCAGACGGTGCTGAGATAGATGTGTTCGAGTCTGCATGGGTTGGCGATTACACCAAATCAGTTGTGCATATCGACGGCTACGGAAGCAGTAAGCAGGCAAACACAAAACGCTGGAATGCTCCAGGAATTCATTCAGGCTTCCATACATACGGGCTCGAATGGACGGAAGACTATTTGAAGATTTATTACGACGGCCAGCTCAAAACACAGTATACAAACGCAAAATGGATCCCTCAGGTTGGCGAGTATATTTGGCTTTCAGACGGAGCAAGCTTTGGCGACGGCGACTTCCAGTCTCAGCCCAACGGTTTTCTGACTGATGCGGAGGTTGAATATGTGCGGGTATGGCAGAAAGACACTTCCGCCCAGCAGATAACAGATGATACTGACCCGGCAGTTCAATATTCAGATGGATGGGGTTTATGGACAGGAAACCCAAGCTATCAGAATACAGAGCATTTCTGTAATACTCCTTGGAAATGGGCTGAGTTTACATTTACAGGCACAAAGGCCGTTTATTACGGCGTTAAACGCAAAGATCTCGGAATTGCACGCATTTACTTAGACTCCGTTCTGCAAACAGAAATAGACTGCTATTCCAGCCAAGCTCAGTACTTCACTCAGCTTTACGAAACCCCTTGGCTGCCTTACGGAACTCATACATTAATGGTGCGCGTAACCGATGACAAAAACCCAGCAAGCTCTGGAATAGAAGTAATAGTTGACGCTTTCGGAAGTTTTGCCGCTTACCCTGCAGACTTAAACGAAGACCAGAGAGTTGATATGCTGGATTTCAGCGAGCTGGCACTAGGCTGGGAGGAAAGCTTCAACCTCCAGAAACTCAGCGAACTTACGGCACAATGGCTCCTGCAATAG
- the obgE gene encoding GTPase ObgE produces MFIDEAKIFIKAGDGGDGCVSFRREKFLPKGGPDGGNGGSGGDVIFEASESVDTLTDFAGRHHWRAENGMQGEGSNKTGADGSDLVIQVPAGTLIYDADTEILLKDLNTSGDKVTICKGGKGGKGNKFFTSSIRQAPRIAEPGEDGQARNLRLELKLIADVGMVGLPNSGKSTLVSVCSKARPKIANYPFTTLNPVLGIAELSGYRRFVMADIPGLISGAHKGAGLGHEFLRHIERTKTIVHLIDICPMDGSDPADNYRQIRDELEKYSPMLAEKKELVVVNKTDLLQSDEPVRELSRKLSGCEIVQVSAATKKGINALKERLWKHIQQQEEKSA; encoded by the coding sequence GTGTTTATAGATGAAGCAAAAATATTTATTAAGGCCGGAGACGGCGGAGACGGCTGCGTAAGTTTTAGGCGGGAGAAATTTCTCCCCAAGGGCGGCCCGGACGGCGGAAACGGCGGGTCAGGCGGAGATGTAATTTTCGAGGCCTCGGAAAGCGTTGATACCCTTACCGATTTTGCAGGCAGGCATCATTGGCGTGCTGAAAACGGGATGCAGGGTGAGGGCAGCAATAAAACCGGAGCAGACGGAAGCGACCTTGTGATACAAGTGCCTGCGGGAACTTTGATTTACGATGCTGATACCGAGATCTTACTCAAAGACCTTAATACATCGGGCGATAAGGTAACTATATGCAAAGGCGGAAAGGGCGGTAAAGGCAACAAATTCTTTACCAGCAGCATCAGGCAGGCGCCCAGAATCGCAGAGCCGGGAGAAGATGGACAGGCAAGGAATTTACGCCTTGAGCTCAAGCTGATTGCTGATGTTGGTATGGTTGGCCTGCCCAATTCGGGCAAGAGCACACTGGTTTCAGTATGCAGCAAGGCAAGACCGAAAATTGCAAATTATCCCTTCACCACGCTCAATCCTGTTTTGGGAATTGCCGAGCTCAGCGGGTACCGCAGGTTCGTGATGGCTGATATCCCCGGGCTCATCTCAGGAGCGCATAAAGGTGCAGGGCTGGGGCATGAGTTCCTCCGCCATATCGAGAGGACTAAAACAATTGTGCATTTGATAGATATCTGTCCAATGGACGGATCAGACCCAGCAGATAACTACAGGCAGATAAGGGATGAGCTTGAGAAATACAGCCCAATGCTCGCTGAGAAGAAAGAGCTGGTAGTGGTGAACAAAACAGACTTGCTCCAGTCTGATGAGCCTGTAAGAGAGCTAAGCAGAAAGCTCAGCGGCTGCGAGATAGTTCAGGTTTCCGCTGCAACGAAGAAAGGCATAAATGCCCTTAAAGAAAGACTCTGGAAACACATCCAGCAGCAGGAAGAAAAATCAGCTTAA
- the tadA gene encoding tRNA adenosine(34) deaminase TadA, with amino-acid sequence MQDITKSAPKPDEHYMLEAIKQAQIAEEAGDVPIGACIEYEGKIIARACNQRELLKDPTAHAEMIAITQASEYIGSWRLHGCTIYVTLEPCTMCAGAMVLARMDRLVYACDDPKTGAARSLYNIVQDERLNHRLEVARGVLEEPCSIMLSDFFKRRREQTAENKRLQKNNN; translated from the coding sequence ATGCAGGATATTACTAAATCAGCTCCGAAGCCGGACGAACATTATATGCTTGAGGCGATAAAGCAGGCGCAGATTGCAGAGGAGGCTGGAGATGTGCCGATTGGAGCATGCATTGAATATGAGGGTAAAATTATTGCCCGTGCCTGCAACCAGCGGGAACTGCTGAAAGACCCGACAGCCCATGCAGAGATGATCGCCATAACTCAGGCCTCCGAGTATATCGGCTCATGGCGGCTCCACGGCTGCACGATATACGTTACGCTTGAGCCGTGTACAATGTGTGCCGGAGCGATGGTGCTTGCGAGAATGGACAGGCTCGTTTATGCCTGCGACGACCCGAAAACCGGTGCAGCACGCTCACTGTACAATATAGTGCAGGATGAAAGGCTGAATCACAGGCTTGAGGTTGCAAGAGGGGTTCTAGAAGAGCCCTGCTCTATAATGCTCTCGGATTTCTTCAAAAGAAGACGTGAGCAGACAGCAGAAAATAAAAGGCTTCAGAAAAATAATAACTGA
- a CDS encoding helix-turn-helix domain-containing protein, giving the protein MREKIKQIARRVGELRCLLDISPGDMCSRLGIDEQTYQSYEAGEKDMPASILLAIADELGVDSSVLLTGKEAKMHLFSVTRKGKGVQIDRRKQYDYEALATEFLHKKADPFIVTVRPDAGEEQINPAAHAGQEFNYVLKGNVRLMIHDNEIHLSEGDSIYFDSSCPHSMQAMNGREAVFLAIVM; this is encoded by the coding sequence ATGCGTGAGAAGATTAAGCAAATAGCCCGAAGAGTAGGCGAGCTCAGGTGTTTGTTGGACATAAGCCCCGGAGATATGTGCTCAAGGCTTGGAATCGATGAACAAACTTACCAAAGTTATGAGGCAGGCGAGAAAGATATGCCCGCAAGCATCCTTCTTGCAATTGCAGATGAATTAGGCGTTGACAGCTCTGTACTGCTAACAGGAAAAGAAGCAAAAATGCATCTTTTCAGCGTTACAAGAAAAGGCAAAGGGGTGCAGATAGACCGGCGCAAACAGTACGATTATGAAGCCCTCGCAACAGAATTCCTGCACAAAAAGGCCGATCCGTTTATCGTTACAGTGCGCCCGGATGCTGGAGAGGAACAAATTAATCCTGCCGCACATGCAGGACAGGAATTCAACTATGTCCTCAAAGGCAATGTAAGGCTTATGATACACGATAATGAAATTCACCTCTCTGAAGGCGATTCAATCTATTTCGACTCAAGCTGTCCTCACTCAATGCAGGCAATGAACGGCAGGGAAGCAGTCTTCCTGGCGATAGTAATGTAA
- a CDS encoding secondary thiamine-phosphate synthase enzyme YjbQ — MRYEHQVFRVATDRHCQMKDITQPVMDFVRQTGIKNGRVTVYCPHTTAAITTNENADPDVQRDILFALEKQFPRDMKGFKHCEGNSDGHIKSSLVGVSENYIISDGALALGTWQSIFFCEFDGPRTRKFMALVEGS; from the coding sequence ATGAGATACGAACATCAAGTTTTTCGCGTAGCCACAGACAGGCATTGTCAGATGAAGGATATTACTCAGCCGGTAATGGATTTTGTCAGACAGACAGGCATTAAGAACGGCAGGGTAACTGTTTACTGCCCGCATACAACAGCCGCAATAACAACAAATGAAAACGCAGACCCTGATGTGCAGAGGGATATACTTTTCGCTCTTGAGAAGCAGTTTCCAAGAGATATGAAGGGATTCAAGCATTGCGAGGGCAATTCGGACGGGCATATAAAGTCTTCGCTTGTAGGTGTTAGCGAGAATTACATAATATCAGACGGAGCGCTTGCCCTTGGTACTTGGCAGAGCATATTTTTCTGCGAATTTGACGGGCCGCGAACAAGGAAGTTTATGGCACTTGTAGAAGGATCTTAA
- the lon gene encoding endopeptidase La: protein MKKNSFDLLEMDEIDEIISEENGRHSEPPEDQQLPEEMKLLPVRNAVSFPGTVVPLAIGRDRSLALLDELDSEEEIIGLITQKKSDVENPKAKDIYDIGTAASILKVIRSPGGGATTIIVHGLTRFRIDEVVQTDPFIKARVSRVESKGRLTKKLKAMMVNVKKMAIKVASLSPNAPEEASLVIENIDDPGSLADFVAATLNVSTKEKQEFLEEESFNKRLQKVSVSLANQLELLELSDKIHGEVRQAIDKTQREYFLQEQLKAIQSELGHDDKMQGDLSALTEKVKNTGIPEKVESEILKDVERLKSIPQASPEYSVIRNYVEWACDLPWKIQTEDAIDIDRAEQILERDHYGLKKVKKRILEFLSVRKLNPHGKSPILCLVGPPGVGKTSLGKSIANALNRKFIRISLGGMRDEAEIRGHRKTYIGAMPGRILQEIRKSGTNNPVFMLDELDKIGQDFRGDPASALLEVLDPEQNNTFTDYYLDQPFDLSNVMFIGTANYTDPIPDPLYDRMETIELPGYTQVEKLNIAKKYLVKRQVQENGLKQSQFSIRDEAINLLIEGYTSEAGVRSLERQIAALCRAAATKIARDEAKKLTFTKKKVGEVLGPVKYESEIRNRTGKPGVATGLAWTPYGGEILFIESLSVPGKGDLTITGQVGDVMEESAKAAYSYIKSIAPKNKIDNDTFKDYDYHIHVPAGAVPKDGPSAGVGMFASLFSLVLGKKIRADLAMTGEISLQGNVLPIGGLKEKVLAAKMAGIKTVVLPYRNKKDMPEVPEEAKKDVEFVFVKRVNELKKFIFAE, encoded by the coding sequence ATGAAGAAAAACAGTTTTGACCTCTTAGAGATGGATGAAATAGACGAAATAATTTCAGAGGAAAACGGAAGACATTCCGAACCTCCTGAAGACCAGCAGCTTCCTGAGGAGATGAAGCTTCTGCCTGTGAGGAATGCTGTGTCATTCCCGGGGACAGTTGTGCCTCTTGCAATAGGCAGAGACCGAAGCCTTGCGCTCCTGGACGAGCTGGATTCAGAGGAAGAAATAATCGGACTGATTACACAGAAAAAATCTGATGTGGAAAATCCCAAGGCCAAAGACATATACGATATTGGAACCGCAGCCTCAATTCTCAAGGTGATTCGCTCACCGGGGGGCGGGGCTACCACAATCATAGTACACGGCCTCACTCGGTTCAGAATTGATGAGGTTGTCCAGACAGACCCCTTCATAAAGGCAAGGGTGAGCAGGGTTGAGTCAAAAGGGCGGCTTACCAAAAAGCTAAAGGCCATGATGGTAAACGTTAAGAAGATGGCAATCAAGGTTGCTTCTCTCAGCCCCAATGCTCCGGAAGAGGCCTCGCTGGTGATTGAGAATATCGACGACCCCGGCTCGCTTGCTGATTTTGTTGCAGCTACGCTTAACGTATCTACAAAAGAAAAGCAGGAATTCCTCGAAGAGGAAAGCTTTAACAAACGCCTTCAGAAGGTGTCTGTAAGTTTGGCAAATCAGCTTGAGCTGCTCGAACTGAGCGACAAGATTCACGGCGAGGTGCGTCAGGCGATAGACAAAACCCAGCGAGAGTATTTCCTGCAGGAGCAGCTGAAGGCTATTCAGTCTGAACTGGGGCATGATGATAAAATGCAGGGCGATTTGAGCGCGCTTACAGAAAAGGTGAAAAATACCGGTATCCCTGAAAAGGTTGAAAGCGAGATTCTTAAAGATGTTGAAAGGCTCAAAAGCATTCCGCAGGCCTCGCCGGAATACAGCGTTATAAGGAATTACGTTGAATGGGCGTGTGATCTGCCATGGAAGATACAAACCGAAGATGCTATTGATATAGATAGGGCAGAGCAGATTCTTGAACGCGACCACTACGGCCTGAAAAAGGTGAAGAAGAGGATCCTCGAGTTCCTTTCTGTACGCAAGCTCAACCCCCATGGCAAGAGCCCGATTCTCTGCCTTGTAGGCCCTCCGGGAGTTGGTAAAACGAGTCTCGGGAAATCAATAGCGAATGCCCTGAACAGGAAATTCATAAGAATAAGCCTCGGCGGGATGAGAGATGAGGCTGAGATCAGAGGCCACAGAAAGACATATATCGGGGCGATGCCCGGCAGAATTCTTCAGGAGATTCGCAAATCCGGCACAAATAATCCTGTGTTTATGCTTGACGAGCTTGATAAGATAGGCCAGGATTTCCGGGGAGACCCAGCCTCTGCTCTGCTGGAGGTGCTCGATCCTGAGCAGAACAATACTTTCACCGACTACTACCTCGACCAGCCGTTTGACCTTTCAAACGTGATGTTTATCGGAACAGCTAACTACACCGATCCAATCCCGGACCCGCTCTACGACAGAATGGAAACTATAGAGCTGCCAGGGTACACGCAGGTGGAGAAGCTAAACATCGCAAAGAAGTATCTGGTTAAGAGGCAGGTGCAGGAAAACGGCCTCAAGCAAAGCCAGTTTTCTATAAGGGATGAGGCGATAAATCTATTGATTGAAGGCTATACATCTGAGGCCGGCGTCCGCTCTCTTGAAAGGCAGATTGCGGCTCTCTGCAGAGCCGCTGCTACGAAAATTGCAAGGGATGAAGCCAAAAAGCTTACCTTTACCAAGAAAAAGGTGGGCGAAGTGCTCGGGCCGGTCAAATACGAATCTGAGATAAGAAACAGAACCGGAAAGCCGGGAGTGGCTACAGGCCTCGCTTGGACCCCTTACGGGGGCGAGATACTCTTTATCGAATCGCTCTCCGTTCCGGGCAAGGGAGATTTAACCATAACCGGCCAGGTTGGCGATGTTATGGAGGAAAGCGCAAAGGCCGCCTACAGCTATATTAAGTCTATAGCGCCCAAGAATAAAATTGATAACGACACCTTCAAAGACTATGATTACCATATTCACGTACCTGCAGGGGCAGTACCCAAAGACGGGCCAAGTGCCGGGGTAGGTATGTTTGCTTCGCTTTTCTCGCTGGTTCTGGGCAAAAAAATCAGAGCAGACCTCGCCATGACAGGTGAGATTTCGCTTCAGGGGAATGTCCTCCCGATAGGGGGGCTGAAAGAGAAGGTTCTTGCAGCAAAAATGGCCGGCATAAAAACTGTCGTCCTACCTTATAGAAACAAGAAGGATATGCCGGAAGTTCCCGAGGAAGCAAAGAAAGACGTGGAATTTGTTTTCGTTAAAAGAGTTAATGAGCTTAAAAAGTTTATCTTTGCTGAGTGA
- a CDS encoding DNA topoisomerase IV subunit A: MEENKQQNVAQVIKDSAQDIHDKIVKSQKPTMTTPLRSLSNVAYHEKKGHFQMRGKSKIRTLTVGTVKTFAQTLKMMALSKELIDTDDMATKREAYYISKNWGKAGFDEQSESDTIMDDVEATFKINREKMKFFPEEKGGSVAGRLLVYDRDHEGSRLEIDCTKFGSGAYSIPNAVEELEFKSNADFILAIETAGAFQRLLQYGFWDSKNCILISMGGVPTRACRRFIRRLSESLEIPVYAFVDGDPYGYFNIYRTLKVGSGNAAHLSEFFCVPGAKFLGVTPQDIIDYKLPTHKLKEIDIKRAKDALKNDPFVRHYKQWQKAINQMLKMGVRVEQQAFAKHSLDFVVNEYLPEKLANTNKFLP, from the coding sequence ATGGAAGAAAATAAACAGCAGAATGTTGCGCAGGTGATAAAGGATTCTGCGCAGGACATACACGATAAGATTGTAAAATCACAGAAGCCTACAATGACAACGCCCCTGCGTTCGCTCTCGAACGTTGCCTATCACGAAAAGAAGGGACACTTCCAGATGAGAGGCAAGAGCAAAATACGAACGCTCACTGTGGGGACAGTGAAAACCTTCGCTCAAACTCTCAAGATGATGGCGCTTTCAAAGGAGCTTATCGACACCGACGATATGGCTACCAAGAGGGAAGCCTACTATATCTCCAAAAACTGGGGTAAAGCCGGTTTCGATGAGCAGTCTGAATCTGATACGATAATGGATGATGTCGAAGCCACCTTCAAGATCAACAGAGAGAAGATGAAATTCTTCCCTGAAGAGAAGGGCGGGTCGGTTGCAGGCAGGCTGCTTGTATATGACAGAGACCATGAAGGCTCCCGTCTGGAAATAGACTGCACTAAATTCGGCTCGGGTGCATATTCAATCCCCAACGCAGTTGAGGAGCTGGAATTCAAGAGCAACGCAGACTTTATCCTCGCAATAGAAACAGCCGGCGCATTCCAGAGGCTCCTTCAGTACGGGTTCTGGGATTCAAAGAACTGTATCCTGATAAGCATGGGAGGCGTTCCTACCAGAGCATGCAGGCGTTTTATCAGAAGGCTGTCTGAATCGCTTGAAATACCAGTGTACGCATTTGTGGACGGAGATCCATACGGATACTTCAACATATACCGAACGCTGAAGGTTGGTTCGGGAAATGCTGCGCACTTAAGCGAATTTTTCTGCGTTCCCGGGGCAAAATTCCTCGGGGTTACCCCGCAGGATATTATCGATTACAAGCTGCCTACCCATAAGCTCAAAGAGATTGATATAAAACGCGCAAAAGACGCCCTTAAAAACGACCCGTTCGTGAGGCATTACAAGCAGTGGCAGAAAGCTATAAATCAGATGCTTAAGATGGGCGTTCGTGTGGAACAGCAGGCCTTCGCAAAACACAGCCTCGATTTTGTGGTGAATGAATATCTGCCGGAAAAACTTGCAAATACGAATAAATTTTTGCCTTAA
- a CDS encoding MFS transporter encodes MLTKSGRIQSAYRKHSIRSASASVIGKVVGSYCLLSQPLQLFVIDAGATDFYIGLINSSIWLGSPFFVMGIYVMYRLGKRRALLYCSGVISSILALPIVFAPLIHHYKLMPDASMLYLVFAAAVLHSIFESLGGASWFPMLQDNVPKRAAGKFFGLFRRRWQIVLMTSTLLISFFLGEDPEWWKFFAVFAVGELFFLSKIISLSGLAEKPLSEENKNISPLSTVKSVLKNKPVRDLCIYISIYNIAAYMPFAFFVKFLKTAGALSGSIIAATAMVPLGAIISLKFWGVICDKYGNRPVFTFSHIGMIFTLLLWCFISSGIISKIMFFILFCTWSIFQAGNGVAQTRHMFYVTPEHNQAQISILNLIFSLSIALGSLLGGLFLSGLTNIFPGLESSSMSYRLLFAFSAVLCIIPHFLLRSVSLEQDWKGRRVFVMFISSMRSAIGAFVVTKSNEDQ; translated from the coding sequence TTGCTTACTAAATCCGGAAGAATACAATCTGCTTATCGAAAACATTCGATAAGATCCGCTTCAGCATCAGTTATAGGCAAGGTAGTAGGCAGCTACTGCCTTCTCTCTCAGCCGCTTCAGCTTTTTGTTATTGATGCAGGCGCTACCGACTTTTACATCGGCCTTATCAATTCTTCTATATGGCTCGGAAGCCCTTTTTTTGTTATGGGCATATATGTTATGTACCGCTTGGGCAAGCGCAGGGCACTTTTATACTGTTCAGGAGTGATTTCAAGCATTCTCGCTTTGCCTATTGTGTTTGCCCCCCTGATTCATCATTACAAACTGATGCCTGATGCGTCAATGCTGTATTTAGTTTTCGCAGCTGCGGTGCTTCATTCAATTTTTGAGAGTCTGGGCGGTGCCTCTTGGTTTCCAATGCTTCAGGACAATGTTCCCAAACGTGCTGCCGGCAAATTTTTTGGTCTCTTTCGCAGGCGATGGCAGATAGTACTTATGACAAGCACCTTGCTGATATCTTTCTTCTTAGGCGAAGATCCTGAATGGTGGAAGTTTTTTGCTGTATTTGCGGTGGGGGAGCTGTTTTTCCTGAGCAAAATAATCTCTCTGAGCGGCCTCGCAGAAAAACCGCTCAGTGAAGAAAACAAGAATATAAGCCCTCTCAGCACTGTGAAGTCTGTGCTGAAAAATAAGCCGGTAAGAGATTTGTGCATTTATATTAGTATATACAACATTGCTGCCTATATGCCGTTTGCATTTTTTGTTAAGTTTTTGAAAACCGCCGGCGCACTGAGCGGTTCTATTATCGCCGCTACTGCCATGGTTCCTCTGGGGGCGATTATCAGCCTGAAGTTCTGGGGTGTAATCTGCGATAAATACGGCAACAGGCCTGTCTTCACATTTTCTCATATCGGTATGATTTTTACGCTTCTGCTGTGGTGCTTTATTTCCTCCGGCATAATCTCCAAGATAATGTTTTTTATTCTTTTCTGCACATGGAGCATATTTCAGGCGGGCAACGGTGTAGCTCAGACAAGGCATATGTTCTACGTTACGCCGGAGCACAATCAGGCTCAAATATCCATACTGAATTTGATATTCTCTCTTTCGATAGCCCTCGGGTCTCTACTGGGCGGGCTCTTCCTCAGTGGATTAACAAATATCTTCCCGGGATTAGAATCCTCATCAATGAGCTACCGCCTGCTTTTTGCTTTCTCTGCAGTTCTCTGCATCATTCCGCATTTTCTCCTGCGGTCTGTCTCTCTTGAGCAGGACTGGAAGGGCAGAAGGGTTTTTGTTATGTTTATCAGCTCGATGCGTTCAGCGATAGGGGCATTTGTTGTAACTAAATCAAACGAAGATCAATAA
- a CDS encoding M20 family metallopeptidase, which yields MKELLKNLIEANSTADKGETESAEVLADFFGKRNIDCEIDKWDGSRTNITARIKGKKSGGGILIAGHLDVVPALKSSWHSPPFTLREENGKLFGRGAADMKGPLAASAAAIAEIAENKIAKRDIIFTATAGEETNSCGILRFAEKEKQLKGRLRGIFVPEPTDMKLVTAHKGLLWLKITTSGKTAHGSIPHEGENAVVKMAEAVGRLSGIKFAEQTHPLLGGSTISINKINGGSAANVVPDECRIWADIRLLPGQSRDSAMEEISRLLEGISFKTETERYVDAFETDSDDDFVKDLEQLAQCKPQPIFFTTDAPYLKQLSESIAVIGPGRPDMCHKPDESITEEELNKGREFYKKALDYFAFED from the coding sequence ATGAAAGAACTTCTTAAAAATCTGATTGAAGCAAACTCAACCGCAGACAAAGGCGAAACAGAGTCCGCCGAGGTTCTCGCGGATTTCTTCGGCAAGCGAAATATAGACTGTGAAATAGATAAGTGGGACGGCAGCCGAACCAACATAACCGCCCGAATAAAAGGCAAAAAATCAGGAGGCGGGATTCTCATAGCCGGCCACCTGGATGTTGTCCCTGCCTTAAAAAGCTCTTGGCACAGTCCTCCATTCACTCTGAGAGAAGAAAACGGCAAGCTCTTTGGGAGAGGCGCAGCCGACATGAAAGGCCCTCTGGCAGCTTCCGCTGCAGCAATAGCGGAAATTGCTGAGAACAAAATTGCCAAGAGAGATATCATATTCACTGCCACAGCGGGAGAGGAAACCAACAGCTGCGGAATACTGCGTTTTGCCGAAAAGGAAAAACAGCTGAAAGGCAGACTGAGGGGAATATTTGTCCCTGAACCTACTGACATGAAGCTCGTTACAGCGCACAAGGGCCTTCTATGGCTCAAAATCACAACCTCCGGCAAAACAGCTCACGGCTCTATACCTCATGAGGGTGAGAATGCTGTTGTTAAAATGGCTGAAGCTGTAGGCAGGCTTTCAGGGATAAAATTTGCGGAACAAACCCACCCTCTGCTTGGAGGGTCCACCATCAGCATAAACAAGATAAACGGCGGGTCTGCGGCAAATGTAGTACCCGATGAATGCAGAATATGGGCGGATATAAGGCTTTTGCCCGGGCAAAGCAGAGATTCTGCTATGGAGGAAATTAGCAGGCTGCTTGAGGGGATAAGCTTCAAAACTGAAACCGAAAGATACGTGGATGCATTCGAAACTGATTCTGATGATGATTTTGTAAAAGATCTTGAGCAGCTGGCACAATGCAAACCGCAGCCGATATTTTTCACAACCGATGCGCCTTATCTAAAACAGCTGAGCGAATCCATTGCAGTGATTGGCCCGGGCAGACCGGATATGTGCCACAAGCCCGATGAGAGCATTACAGAAGAAGAACTGAACAAAGGCAGGGAATTCTATAAAAAGGCCTTGGATTACTTTGCCTTTGAAGATTAA